One Actinoplanes missouriensis 431 DNA segment encodes these proteins:
- a CDS encoding FKBP-type peptidyl-prolyl cis-trans isomerase, with product MPDFVTTGPSRNSPLKTKAEKRAEAKAARARAQALEKRRRTQAVAGAAVAVIAVVVGLVLWIGNSSSSPSASAPQSASAPPSASAPSSASFSSPVAAAFPPLPEGADPALKKKPAATAGSGDVTKLTVTTLIEGKGAVVRAGQTIDVNYVGVTHADGKEFDASWNRKEPFSFQVGVGQVIPGWDQGLVGVKVGSRVQLDIPADMAYGENATGGGPAGDLRFVVDVLAAS from the coding sequence GTGCCCGATTTCGTGACCACAGGTCCCTCCCGTAACAGCCCGCTCAAGACCAAGGCGGAGAAGCGCGCCGAGGCCAAGGCTGCCCGGGCTCGCGCTCAGGCCCTCGAGAAGCGGCGGCGCACGCAGGCCGTGGCCGGTGCGGCGGTGGCCGTCATCGCCGTCGTCGTGGGGCTGGTCCTGTGGATCGGCAATTCGTCGTCGTCGCCGTCTGCCTCTGCCCCGCAGTCGGCCTCTGCCCCGCCGTCTGCCTCTGCCCCGTCGTCTGCCTCTTTCTCGTCGCCGGTCGCTGCGGCCTTCCCGCCGCTTCCGGAGGGGGCGGATCCGGCGCTGAAGAAGAAGCCGGCCGCCACGGCGGGGAGCGGGGACGTCACCAAGCTCACGGTGACGACGCTCATCGAGGGTAAAGGGGCGGTGGTGCGGGCCGGGCAGACGATCGACGTGAACTATGTCGGCGTGACCCATGCCGACGGCAAGGAGTTCGACGCGTCGTGGAACCGGAAGGAGCCGTTCAGCTTCCAGGTGGGCGTGGGGCAGGTGATCCCGGGGTGGGATCAGGGGCTGGTCGGGGTGAAGGTGGGGAGCCGGGTGCAGCTGGACATCCCGGCTGATATGGCTTACGGGGAGAATGCGACAGGGGGAGGGCCGGCGGGGGACCTGCGGTTCGTCGTGGATGTGCTGGCGGCTTCCTGA
- a CDS encoding STAS domain-containing protein: MTTALTLTSGHRPDGAPVLAAAGEIDMSNADAFASALEQGVAGADAGQLLVDLTAVQYLDSAGLAMLFRHAERIEVVTGPLLAPLLDVAGLGEVTTVSLSGTR; this comes from the coding sequence ATGACCACCGCGCTCACGCTGACCAGCGGTCACCGCCCCGACGGCGCCCCGGTTCTCGCCGCAGCCGGGGAGATCGACATGAGCAACGCCGACGCCTTCGCCTCGGCGCTGGAACAGGGCGTCGCGGGGGCCGACGCCGGGCAACTGCTGGTCGACCTCACCGCCGTTCAGTACCTGGACAGCGCGGGGCTGGCGATGCTGTTCCGCCACGCGGAGCGGATCGAGGTGGTGACCGGGCCGCTGCTGGCGCCGCTGCTGGACGTGGCAGGTCTGGGCGAGGTGACGACGGTTTCCTTGTCGGGTACGCGGTGA
- a CDS encoding SpoIIE family protein phosphatase translates to MSGTAAADVFAAGGDVGRDLAAMDWDRTPLGDPERWPQSLRTAVSILLSSRFPMWMAWGPELTFFCNAAYRRDTLGRKYPWALGRPANEVWKEIWGDIGPRIENVLRTGEATWDEGLLLFLERSGYSEETYHTFSYSPLRDDDGALVGMLCVVSEDTDRVIGERRMATLRDLGSDPSVVRTEQEMLTFTAQQLGKNLKDLPFTLTYLYAEDGTARLASSTGIPAGHPAAPMVAEPDGIWPGRPEPALIDLAGSDPAGTDLTGAGLPAGDWAEPPSQALLVPLPRQGGAPYGFLVAGLNRYRALDEQYRGFLDLTAGHVAAGIASARSYQAQQRRAEELAELDRAKTTFFSNISHEFRTPLTLIMGPLDELRARAEAGDREELDVMWRNGLRLGKLVNALLDFSRLEAGRMQARYEPVDLAATTAELASVFRSAVERAGLSYEVDCPPLPGDVYVDRGMWEKVVLNLLSNALKFTFDGGVRVTVRADGDQAVVTIADTGVGVPPEEMARLFERFHRIENARSRSNEGSGIGLALVKELVLLHGGTVEAQSTPDRGTTFTIRLPFGPAHLPAGSVVPAAGDAAAVSATADPFVQEALRWLPSDADLPADAPGPVGGDTASVLVADDNADMRDYLVRLLRSAGHRVTAVADGRQALDAARADVPDLVVSDVMMPEMDGLQLVAALRAEGRTAGVPVLLLSARAGQEAAIEGLDAGADDYLFKPFSAAELLARVRANVELARLRNHHSRWRTALVESLQEAFFVCDEDGAVIEVNAAFADTLGYGPDGLPYHAVHPWWPDPVADADAYRQVADAFAMLVHDQHGTYTIPVDHADGHRLWVAAAFSQVRDPETGRKVIVGTFRDVTDEHYAIQRESAVASLSLRLSRADDVRGALAGALDEMRDLWNLDSASAVIFDGATDPRVVATDPAVTWESLPHAAITALRDGPALTPGGNAGISLEHPDGVMVVWLELGERRPFTDPDRTLLALLAGHLGQALRRVHQIDQQRETALALQRAILGPAQLPAGFAVRYEPATRPLRVGGDWYDTVTLPDGRIGIVVGDCVGHGLPAATVMGQLRSACRALLLQDTGPARTLTALDRFAALLPGAACATVFCGVLDPATGHLVYSSAGHPPPIAAHADGTIELLDRGRSRPLAIRPTLPRDEAEYRMPARATLLLYTDGLVERRRQPLTAGIDAATEAVRLGRSTPIEDLASEVMTRLAPETGYDDDVALLLYRQPGPLELEFPAEASRLAPVRTALRGWLERCGIDPVTTQNVLVAAGEACANAIEHGHREKAGQIRLRAAATAENLRLTVVDNGSWRAPRPAENPYRGRGLMLMKAFMHHVTVTTGIAGTTIDMQARIVP, encoded by the coding sequence ATGAGCGGTACGGCTGCGGCGGATGTCTTCGCTGCGGGTGGGGATGTGGGCCGGGACCTGGCCGCGATGGACTGGGACCGGACGCCGCTCGGCGACCCGGAGCGGTGGCCGCAGAGCCTGCGCACCGCGGTGAGCATCCTGCTGTCCTCCCGCTTCCCGATGTGGATGGCGTGGGGGCCGGAGCTGACGTTCTTCTGCAACGCGGCCTACCGGCGCGACACCCTCGGGCGGAAATATCCGTGGGCGCTCGGCCGCCCGGCGAACGAGGTGTGGAAGGAGATCTGGGGCGACATCGGACCCCGGATCGAGAACGTGCTGCGCACCGGCGAGGCGACCTGGGACGAGGGGCTGCTGCTCTTCCTGGAACGGTCCGGCTACTCCGAGGAGACGTATCACACCTTCTCCTACAGTCCGCTGCGCGACGACGACGGCGCGCTCGTCGGGATGCTCTGCGTGGTCAGCGAGGACACCGACCGGGTGATCGGTGAGCGGCGGATGGCCACGCTGCGTGACCTCGGCTCCGACCCGAGCGTGGTCCGCACCGAGCAGGAGATGCTGACGTTCACCGCCCAGCAGCTCGGCAAGAACCTCAAGGACCTGCCGTTCACGCTCACCTATCTGTACGCCGAGGACGGCACCGCCCGGCTCGCGTCGTCGACCGGGATCCCGGCCGGGCACCCGGCCGCGCCGATGGTCGCCGAGCCGGACGGGATCTGGCCGGGCCGGCCCGAGCCGGCGCTGATCGATCTGGCCGGCTCAGATCCGGCCGGCACCGACCTGACCGGCGCCGGCCTGCCCGCGGGCGACTGGGCGGAACCGCCGTCGCAGGCGCTGCTCGTGCCCCTGCCGCGGCAGGGCGGCGCGCCCTACGGCTTCCTGGTCGCGGGCCTGAACCGGTACCGCGCCCTGGACGAGCAGTACCGCGGCTTCCTCGACCTGACCGCCGGGCACGTCGCCGCCGGGATCGCCAGCGCCCGCAGCTACCAGGCACAGCAGCGCCGGGCCGAGGAACTGGCCGAACTGGACCGCGCGAAGACCACCTTCTTCTCCAACATCAGCCACGAGTTCCGTACCCCGCTCACGCTGATCATGGGGCCGCTCGACGAGCTGCGCGCCCGTGCGGAGGCCGGCGACCGCGAAGAACTCGACGTGATGTGGCGCAACGGGCTGCGCCTCGGCAAGCTGGTCAACGCGCTGCTCGACTTCTCCCGGCTGGAGGCCGGGCGGATGCAGGCCCGCTATGAACCGGTCGACCTCGCCGCCACCACCGCCGAGCTCGCCAGCGTCTTCCGGTCCGCGGTGGAACGCGCCGGGCTCAGCTACGAGGTGGACTGCCCGCCGCTGCCCGGTGACGTCTACGTCGACCGGGGCATGTGGGAGAAGGTCGTCCTCAACCTGCTCAGCAACGCCCTCAAGTTCACCTTCGACGGTGGGGTCCGGGTCACCGTGCGGGCCGACGGCGACCAGGCCGTCGTCACGATCGCGGACACCGGCGTGGGCGTGCCGCCGGAGGAGATGGCCCGGCTCTTCGAACGCTTCCATCGCATCGAGAACGCCCGGTCCCGCTCCAACGAGGGCAGCGGCATCGGGCTCGCCCTGGTCAAGGAGCTGGTCCTGCTGCACGGCGGGACGGTCGAGGCGCAGAGCACGCCGGACCGGGGCACCACGTTCACCATCCGGCTCCCGTTCGGACCGGCTCACCTGCCGGCCGGCTCGGTCGTGCCGGCCGCCGGCGACGCGGCAGCCGTCTCCGCCACCGCCGACCCGTTCGTGCAGGAGGCGCTGCGCTGGCTGCCGTCCGACGCCGACCTGCCCGCCGACGCCCCCGGCCCGGTCGGCGGCGACACCGCGAGCGTGCTGGTCGCCGACGACAACGCCGACATGCGCGACTACCTGGTCCGGCTGCTGCGCTCCGCCGGGCACCGGGTCACCGCTGTCGCCGACGGCCGGCAGGCCCTCGACGCCGCCCGGGCAGACGTGCCCGACCTGGTGGTCAGCGACGTGATGATGCCCGAGATGGACGGGCTGCAGCTGGTCGCCGCGCTGCGCGCGGAGGGACGCACCGCCGGGGTGCCGGTGCTGCTGCTCTCCGCGCGGGCCGGTCAGGAAGCCGCGATCGAGGGCCTGGACGCGGGCGCCGACGACTACCTGTTCAAGCCGTTCTCGGCGGCCGAGCTGCTGGCCCGGGTCCGCGCCAACGTCGAGCTGGCGCGCCTGCGCAACCACCATTCCCGCTGGCGGACCGCGCTCGTCGAGTCACTGCAGGAGGCCTTCTTCGTCTGCGACGAGGACGGCGCGGTCATCGAGGTCAACGCCGCGTTCGCGGACACCCTGGGGTACGGGCCGGACGGGTTGCCCTACCACGCCGTGCACCCGTGGTGGCCGGACCCGGTGGCGGACGCCGACGCGTACCGGCAGGTGGCCGACGCGTTCGCGATGCTGGTCCACGACCAGCACGGCACCTACACGATTCCGGTCGACCACGCCGACGGGCACCGGCTGTGGGTGGCGGCGGCGTTCAGCCAGGTCCGCGACCCGGAGACCGGCCGCAAGGTGATCGTCGGGACGTTCCGGGACGTCACCGACGAGCACTACGCCATCCAGCGGGAGAGCGCGGTGGCCTCGCTGAGCCTGCGCCTGTCCCGGGCCGACGACGTGCGAGGCGCGCTCGCCGGGGCGCTCGACGAGATGCGCGACCTGTGGAACCTGGACTCGGCGTCCGCCGTCATCTTCGACGGCGCGACCGACCCCCGAGTCGTCGCCACCGACCCCGCCGTGACCTGGGAGTCGCTGCCGCACGCGGCGATCACCGCCCTGCGGGACGGGCCGGCGCTGACCCCGGGCGGCAACGCCGGGATCAGCCTGGAACACCCGGACGGCGTCATGGTCGTCTGGCTGGAGCTCGGCGAACGGCGGCCCTTCACCGACCCGGACCGGACCCTGCTCGCGCTGCTCGCCGGCCACCTCGGCCAGGCTCTGCGCCGGGTCCACCAGATCGACCAGCAGCGGGAGACCGCGCTCGCCCTGCAACGGGCCATTCTCGGCCCGGCCCAGCTGCCCGCCGGGTTCGCGGTCCGCTACGAGCCGGCCACCCGGCCGCTGCGGGTCGGTGGCGACTGGTACGACACGGTCACCCTGCCGGACGGCCGGATCGGCATCGTCGTCGGTGACTGCGTCGGCCACGGGCTGCCCGCCGCCACCGTGATGGGCCAGCTCCGCAGCGCCTGCCGAGCCCTGCTGCTGCAGGACACCGGGCCGGCCCGCACGCTGACCGCCCTCGACCGGTTCGCGGCGCTGCTGCCCGGCGCCGCCTGCGCCACCGTCTTCTGCGGCGTCCTCGACCCGGCGACCGGGCACCTCGTCTACTCCAGCGCCGGGCATCCGCCACCGATCGCCGCGCACGCCGACGGGACCATCGAACTGCTCGACCGGGGCCGTTCCCGGCCGCTCGCGATCCGGCCCACGCTGCCCCGCGACGAGGCCGAGTACCGGATGCCGGCCCGGGCCACCCTGCTGCTCTACACCGACGGACTGGTGGAACGCCGGCGGCAGCCGCTGACCGCTGGGATCGACGCGGCCACCGAGGCGGTCCGGCTCGGCCGCAGCACCCCGATCGAAGACCTGGCCAGCGAGGTGATGACCCGGCTGGCCCCGGAAACCGGGTACGACGACGACGTGGCGCTGCTGCTCTACCGCCAGCCCGGCCCGCTCGAACTGGAGTTCCCCGCCGAGGCGTCCCGGCTCGCCCCGGTCCGCACCGCGCTGCGCGGCTGGCTCGAACGCTGTGGCATCGACCCGGTCACCACGCAGAACGTCCTGGTCGCCGCGGGGGAGGCCTGCGCCAACGCGATCGAGCACGGGCACCGGGAGAAAGCCGGTCAGATCCGGCTCCGGGCCGCCGCCACCGCCGAGAACCTGCGTCTCACGGTCGTGGACAACGGCTCGTGGCGGGCACCCCGGCCGGCCGAGAACCCGTACCGTGGACGGGGCCTCATGCTGATGAAGGCGTTCATGCACCACGTCACCGTCACCACCGGCATCGCCGGCACCACCATCGACATGCAGGCGAGGATCGTGCCATGA
- a CDS encoding alpha/beta hydrolase has translation MTATGTVLGYAMKGLGKLPRPLRRALLARAAGGELPPVPDYVRMLEIAGDLPETGPTDAELFERFPQLAAVTVTDVSAGVPARLYRGTRQEQGPGFVWVHGGAFVSGSLTMAEAHFVGLALAARGIPVLTLDYRKALHGVRYPAGSDDVLTGWTWAVANADLLGVPPERLCLGGASAGANLAAGVAKRLRDGAGQPPAKLALIYPCVHAELPRWEPARLAAIRDNRAAVYFSPGWVAAMSRHYAEDLDDPYAFPANGDLTGLPPALIVNCEHDTLRSSGEAFTASLRAAGVAVTEHLEPSAAHGCLGEPFTVAAADVIDVMEANIIAR, from the coding sequence ATGACGGCCACCGGGACTGTGCTTGGGTACGCGATGAAAGGGCTCGGCAAGCTGCCCCGGCCGCTGCGCCGGGCGCTGCTGGCGCGGGCGGCCGGCGGGGAGCTGCCGCCGGTGCCGGACTACGTGCGGATGCTGGAGATCGCCGGTGACCTGCCGGAGACCGGGCCGACCGACGCCGAGCTGTTCGAGAGGTTCCCGCAGCTCGCCGCGGTGACCGTGACCGACGTGTCGGCGGGTGTCCCGGCCCGGCTCTACCGCGGCACCCGGCAGGAGCAGGGTCCCGGGTTCGTCTGGGTGCACGGCGGCGCGTTCGTCAGCGGGTCCCTGACCATGGCCGAGGCGCACTTCGTCGGGCTGGCCCTGGCCGCGCGCGGGATCCCGGTGCTGACCCTGGACTACCGCAAGGCGCTGCACGGGGTGCGGTACCCGGCCGGCTCGGACGACGTGCTCACCGGCTGGACCTGGGCGGTGGCGAACGCGGACCTGCTCGGCGTGCCGCCCGAGCGGCTCTGCCTCGGCGGGGCCAGCGCCGGCGCGAACCTGGCGGCCGGGGTGGCGAAACGGCTGCGCGACGGCGCCGGGCAGCCGCCCGCGAAGCTGGCGCTCATCTATCCCTGCGTGCACGCCGAGCTGCCGCGCTGGGAGCCGGCCCGGCTCGCCGCGATCCGGGACAACCGGGCCGCCGTCTACTTCTCGCCGGGCTGGGTCGCCGCGATGAGCCGGCACTACGCCGAGGACCTCGACGACCCGTACGCGTTCCCGGCCAACGGCGACCTGACCGGCCTGCCGCCGGCCCTGATCGTGAACTGCGAGCACGACACCCTGCGCAGCTCCGGCGAGGCGTTCACGGCGAGCCTGCGGGCGGCCGGCGTCGCGGTGACCGAGCACCTGGAGCCGAGCGCCGCGCACGGCTGTCTGGGCGAGCCGTTCACGGTGGCCGCGGCGGACGTCATCGATGTGATGGAAGCGAATATCATCGCGCGGTGA